In a single window of the Pocillopora verrucosa isolate sample1 chromosome 4, ASM3666991v2, whole genome shotgun sequence genome:
- the LOC131773498 gene encoding torsin-1A-like produces the protein MKNSGRLVVLMTMFCTPMISAILIEGIVGGAFFIGGYFGPKIYCHFTECCKNKWIKPNITGLQSALRRRVFGQHLVTQTVLKVLVAHLNNKSPKKALAISFNGWTGSGKNFVSKIIAEHIFKKGWESNYVHLIMATHEFPHHNKVDVYKEELRNRVKYSVRECPRSLFIFDEMHKMPKGLIDVLKPYIDYHPPDEGKIDYRQSIFIFLSNTGGDLINNAVLKHWKDGKKREDIKLKDLEKAINLKEYYDEGGFWHSSLIDRSVIDHVIPFLPMERSHVKMCAKADLEEKGHPVTDSILNSVAGEMSYFPEDLEVFSLSGCKIISGKVDYVMGEEF, from the coding sequence ATGAAGAACAGTGGGAGACTTGTGGTGCTGATGACAATGTTTTGTACACCTATGATAAGTGCGATACTTATTGAAGGTATTGTTGGAGGTGCTTTTTTTATAGGTGGTTATTTCGGGCCTAAAATTTATTGTCATTTCACTGAATGCTGTAAGAACAAGTGGATTAAGCCCAATATAACGGGTTTACAGTCAGCCCTTCGCAGGCGCGTTTTTGGTCAGCACCTCGTCACTCAGACCGTTCTAAAGGTTCTTGTTGCACATTTAAACAATAAGTCGCCTAAGAAAGCGTTAGCGATTTCTTTCAATGGCTGGACAGGATCAGGAAAGAACTTTGTGAGCAAAATCATTGCCGAACATATCTTCAAGAAGGGATGGGAGAGTAATTATGTTCATCTGATCATGGCTACTCATGAATTCCCTCATCACAACAAAGTAGACGTTTACAAGGAAGAGCTGCGCAATCGAGTGAAATATTCTGTAAGAGAGTGCCCCAGATCGCTGTTTATCTTTGACGAAATGCACAAAATGCCAAAAGGCCTCATAGATGTGCTTAAACCCTACATAGATTACCACCCTCCTGATGAAGGCAAGATCGATTACCGTCAAAGTATCTTCATATTCCTTAGCAATACGGGGGGTGATCTTATCAACAATGCTGTTCTAAAACACTGGAAAGACGGAAAGAAACGAGAAGATATCAAGCTCAAAGATTTGGAAAAAGCTATCAATCTCAAAGAATATTATGACGAGGGTGGATTTTGGCATTCCTCTCTAATTGATAGATCTGTGATAGATCACGTTATTCCATTTTTGCCGATGGAGAGGTCTCACGTTAAAATGTGTGCTAAAGCCGATTTAGAGGAGAAAGGACACCCAGTCACAGATTCCATCCTAAACAGTGTAGCAGGTGAAATGTCATACTTTCCTGAAGATCTAGAGGTCTTTTCTCTGTCTGGCTGTAAGATTATTTCAGGCAAAGTTGACTATGTGATGGGtgaggaattttga
- the LOC136280423 gene encoding torsin-1A-interacting protein 2-like, with the protein MPSDKGIEDPSATTAKESEAVDGAQDAKVGGDYETNESNSSPQQSICGVNSGGEDTLAHKLIKKAQYVWKYLFNPNPEGGESDQAADSSPQEESDKQRLDTEGQPETFINTLLRYMKSLVGIFLVVAVAIAAIYFGTFRSDVDLESVFGNGLKELQLSFTNQTDRFWKILENRRLAHLRSKDPSQPLVFLLAAPPAAHEWVDCLAIKLALLLDPRPKETLARIHGEEEKANPPEQTKMTMDNLLKKEIEALHKVVIIHHLELLPPPSQLLFHSYCDDQNAPYKELAFIFTVHMPVETSPSLSPKEAEGSVEKYLSGDVWAKDDKDAIAALLVRIADTVLLMNGETSGSARDFCS; encoded by the coding sequence ATGCCTTCAGATAAGGGAATAGAGGACCCTTCTGCAACCACTGCTAAGGAAAGTGAAGCTGTTGACGGTGCCCAAGATGCAAAGGTGGGGGGAGATTACGAAACCAATGAAAGTAATTCATCCCCTCAGCAATCAATTTGCGGAGTGAATTCTGGAGGGGAAGACACACTTGCTCATAAACTTATAAAAAAAGCACAGTATGTGTGGAAATATCTTTTTAACCCTAACCCAGAAGGTGGCGAAAGCGATCAGGCTGCTGACAGCTCTCCGCAAGAAGAGTCCGATAAGCAACGATTAGATACTGAGGGACAGCCAGAAACATTTATCAACACCTTGCTTCGTTACATGAAGTCCCTTGTGGGAATTTTCCTCGTCGTTGCAGTTGCGATTGCAGCTATCTACTTTGGTACTTTTAGGAGCGACGTAGACCTGGAGAGTGTCTTCGGGAATGGGCTTAAAGAGTTACAGTTGTCATTCACTAATCAGACCGACCGGTTCTGGAAGATTTTAGAAAATCGCAGACTGGCTCATCTACGGAGTAAGGATCCCTCACAACCACTGGTGTTCTTACTGGCTGCACCTCCGGCAGCACATGAATGGGTGGATTGCCTGGCAATTAAACTAGCACTACTGCTGGATCCAAGACCTAAAGAAACTCTGGCCAGAATTCATGGTGAAGAAGAGAAAGCAAATCCTCCAGAACAGACCAAAATGACGATGGACAATTtgctgaagaaagaaattgaggCTCTTCACAAGGTAGTGATCATCCATCACCTTGAGCTTCTCCCGCCACCCTCACAACTTCTGTTTCACTCTTATTGTGATGATCAAAATGCACCATATAAAGAACTGGCCTTTATTTTTACTGTACATATGCCAGTAGAGACCAGCCCATCTCTGTCTCCTAAAGAAGCGGAGGGAAGTGTGGAGAAATATCTTTCAGGTGATGTTTGGGCAAAGGATGATAAGGATGCAATTGCTGCTCTCCTGGTCCGCATTGCTGACACCGTGTTGCTCATGAATGGTGAAACTAGTGGTTCAGCAAGAGACTTTTGTTCTTAA
- the LOC131773496 gene encoding torsin-1A-interacting protein 2-like — MSSEEDGDKPVGEGETFETSAEKSRAEGDDGKGANERKKDTEEGKKTQKRNTLVHTILFTGVILCIGAAIYFARPKNEIKADFDLVRVFRNGLENLQTPFANQTHRFWKILRSRGLAYLQSKDPLQPLVFLLAAPPAAHEYVDCLAIKLAKMLDPRHKDTLARFCGEEEKVNPPEKTKIRMDNFLKKKIEALHRVVLIHHLELLPPPSPHLFHSYCDDQNAPYKHLAIIFTVHMPVEPNSSLSPKQAEESVKKYLSGDVWAKDDVGEVAALLVRVAYTVVLMNGESSGSARDFCSESTNC; from the coding sequence ATGTCTTCTGAAGAGGATGGAGATAAACCTGTGGGAGAAGGGGAAACTTTTGAAACCTCTGCTGAGAAAAGTAGAGCTGAAGGTGACGATGGTAAAGGTGCAAACGAACGTAAGAAGGACACAGAGGAAGGTAAAAAAACGCAGAAACGTAATACACTCGTACACACCATTCTATTTACTGGTGTAATTCTATGTATTGGTGCAGCTATCTACTTTGCTCGTCCTAAGAACGAAATAAAGGCCGACTTTGACCTGGTGAGAGTCTTTAGAAATGGGCTTGAAAATTTACAGACCCCATTCGCTAATCAGACCCACCGGTTCTGGAAGATTTTAAGAAGTCGCGGATTGGCTTATCTACAGAGTAAGGATCCCTTACAACCACTGGTGTTCTTACTGGCTGCACCTCCAGCAGCACATGAATACGTGGATTGCCTGGCCATTAAACTAGCAAAGATGCTGGATCCAAGACATAAAGATACTTTGGCTAGATTTTGTGGTGAAGAAGAGAAAGTAAATCCTCCAGAAAAGACTAAAATAAGAATGGACAatttcctgaagaaaaaaattgaggctCTTCACAGGGTAGTGCTCATCCATCACCTTGAGCTTCTTCCGCCACCCTCACCACATCTTTTTCACTCTTATTGTGATGATCAAAATGCACCCTATAAGCACTTGGCCATTATTTTTACGGTACATATGCCAGTAGAGCCCAACTCATCTCTGTCTCCTAAACAAGCAGAGGAAAGTGTAAAGAAATATCTTTCAGGTGATGTTTGGGCAAAGGATGATGTGGGTGAAGTTGCTGCTCTCCTGGTCCGCGTTGCTTATACCGTGGTTCTTATGAATGGTGAAAGTAGTGGTTCAGCAAGGGACTTCTGCTCTGAATCAACTAACTGTTAG
- the LOC131773480 gene encoding torsin-1A-like, producing the protein MANKGRVVLLMTILCVPMMSAVLIEGLVGGGALLFGSFLAPKIYCHFTECCRNKWIKPNITGLQSALRRRVFGQHLVTETVFKALVGHLNNESPNKALAISFNGWTGSGKNFVSKIIAEHIFKKGLESDYVHLIIATHEFPHQSLVEGYKRELRNRVKYSVSKCPRSLFIFDEMDKMPIGLINVLKPFLDHYPPDEGKIDYRQSIFIFLSNTGGHLINNAVLKHWKDGKKREDIKIKEMDKVINLGEFNNKGGFWHSTLIDKNLIDYFIPFMPMERSHVKMCAKADLEKKGHPVTDSILNRVADEFFYFPEDLKVFSLSGCKKVSSKVDYVMG; encoded by the coding sequence ATGGCGAACAAGGGGAGAGTTGTGCTGCTGATGACAATTTTGTGTGTCCCTATGATGAGCGCGGTACTTATTGAAGGTTTAGTTGGAGGTGGCGCTCTCCTTTTCGGCAGCTTTTTGGCGCCTAAAATTTATTGTCATTTCACCGAATGCTGTAGGAACAAGTGGATTAAACCCAACATAACGGGTTTACAGTCAGCCCTTCGGAGGCGTGTTTTTGGTCAACACTTGGTGACCGAAACTGTTTTCAAGGCTCTTGTTGGACATTTGAACAATGAGTCGCCTAACAAAGCGTTGGCGATTTCCTTCAACGGTTGGACTGGATCAGGAAAGAACTTTGTGAGCAAAATCATTGCCGAACATATCTTCAAGAAGGGATTGGAGAGTGATTATGTTCATCTAATCATAGCAACCCATGAATTCCCTCATCAGTCCTTAGTAGAGGGTTACAAGCGAGAGCTGCGCAATCGAGTGAAATATTCTGTGTCAAAGTGCCCCAGATCGCTGTTTATCTTCGACGAAATGGACAAAATGCCGATAGGCCTCATAAATGTGCTTAAACCCTTCTTAGATCACTACCCCCCTGATGAAGGCAAGATCGATTACCGTCAAAGTATCTTCATATTCCTCAGCAATACGGGAGGTCATCTTATCAACAATGCTGTTCTAAAACACTGGAAAGACGGAAAGAAACGAGAAGACATCAAGATCAAAGAGATGGACAAAGTCATCAATCTCGGTGAATTTAATAACAAGGGTGGATTTTGGCATTCCACTCTAATTGATAAAAATCTGATAGATTACTTTATTCCATTTATGCCGATGGAGAGATCTCACGTTAAAATGTGTGCTAAAGCCGATTTAGAGAAGAAAGGACACCCAGTTACAGATTCCATCCTAAACAGAGTAgcagatgaatttttttattttccagaaGACCTGAAGGTCTTTTCTCTGTCTGGTTGTAAGAAAGTTTCAAGCAAAGTTGACTATGTGATGGGGtga
- the LOC131773493 gene encoding LOW QUALITY PROTEIN: torsin-1A-interacting protein 2-like (The sequence of the model RefSeq protein was modified relative to this genomic sequence to represent the inferred CDS: inserted 2 bases in 2 codons; deleted 1 base in 1 codon): protein MSSEEVGDKPEGEPQTDRFWKILRIRGLVHLRNKNPSQPLVFLLAALPAAHECVDCLAMKXAEMLDPRHKXTLARFNGEKEKANPPQETKIRMDNFLKEKIVALYRVVLIHHFELIPPPSQFLFHSYCGGKNAPYKYLAIIFAVHLPVESSKSLSPKQARESVKKYLSGKVWAKDDKSAVASLLVHVAELPVVLMKGETSGSARVFCSESPNC from the exons ATGTCTTCCGAAGAGGTTGGAGATAAACCTGAGGGAG AACCACAGACTGACCGGTTCTGGAAGATTTTAAGAATTCGCGGATTGGTTCATCTACGGAATAAGAATCCCTCGCAACCGCTGGTGTTCTTATTGGCTGCACTTCCAGCAGCACATGAATGCGTGGATTGCCTGGCCATGA CTGCTGAAATGCTGGATCCAAGACATA ATACTTTGGCTAGATTTAATGgtgaaaaagagaaagcaaatcCTCCACAAGAGACCAAAATAAGGATGGACAATTtcctgaaggaaaaaattgtggCTCTTTACAGGGTAGTCCTCATCCATCACTTTGAGCTTATCCCACCACCCTCACAATTTCTGTTTCACTCTTATTGTGGTGGTAAAAATGCACCATATAAGTATTTGGCCATTATTTTTGCTGTACATCTGCCAGTAGAGTCCAGCAAATCTCTGTCTCCTAAACAAGCAAGGGAAAGTGTTAAGAAATATCTTTCAGGTAAAGTTTGGGCAAAGGATGATAAGAGTGCAGTCGCTTCCCTCCTCGTCCATGTTGCTGAACTG CCCGTGGTGCTCATGAAAGGCGAAACTAGTGGTTCAGCAAGGGTCTTTTGTTCTGAATCCCCTAACTGTTAG